A genomic stretch from Aedes albopictus strain Foshan chromosome 2, AalbF5, whole genome shotgun sequence includes:
- the LOC134288114 gene encoding uncharacterized protein LOC134288114 yields the protein MGLNEFLECVHHYAESEQMSEAELFSSAMHLFTGNALAWFQAMRSQKRFYNWNHLVCELKANFVHPELDAALRMKASQRRQQRNESFQDFYLEMEKIFRAMPAPLSSHEKLDILKRNLRPDYKQVLVFKPVNTLSELMLIGKTIDASKTSIYQKVFGVPKEVSTISSKPAYDGSRKRQQQQQPRDNGNGYKPRVFYYKNSPPSSPKRNRPPLLRFEETGGRPDKNLREKTGIIPKSPQSRQEGIICLSSLVDKHRPPHLGVCYNCGIQGHEHEKCSKPKRVFCVLCGFKGFEASRCPYCLQNGIRSN from the coding sequence atgggactcaacgaatttttggaatgtgtccaCCATTACGCTGAGTCAGAACAAATGTCCGAGGCAGAATTGTTTAGCTCGGCAATGCATTTGTTCACCGGTAACGCGTTGGCTTGGTTCCAAGCAAtgcgttcccagaagcggttctacaactggaatcacctggtgtgcgagttgaaggcaaacttcgtgcacccggaacttgatgctgcgctgaggatgaaagcgtctcagcggcgacagcagaggaatgaatccttccaagatttttatcttgagatggagaagatcttccgtgctatgcctgcgccgctAAGTTCCCACGAGAAGTTGGACATCCTCAAGCGAAACCTGAGACCTGATTACAAGCAGGTTCTCGTCTTCAAGCCGGTGAACACATTGTCCGAGTTGATGCTAATCGGAAAGACCATAGATgcttccaaaacctccatttaccaaAAAGTATTTGGAGTTCCCAAGGAAGTATCTACTATTTCAAGTAAGCCTGCCTACGATGGTTCTAGAAAgaggcagcagcaacaacagcctCGTGACAATGGAAATGGGTACAAACCAAGGGTATTCTACTATAAGAACAGCCCTCCATCGTCACCAAAACGAAATAGACCTCCACTTCTTCGTTTCGAAGAAACGGGAGGACGACCAGATAAAAATCTCCGGGAGAAGACTGGTATAATCCCTAAATCTCCACAGTCGCGACAAGAAGGCATAATATGTTTGAGCTCCCTGGTGGACAAACACCGTCCGCCACACTTGGGAGTGTGCTACAACTGCGGAATTCAGGGGCATGAACATGAAAAGTGTTCAAAGCCCAAGCGTGTTTTCTGCGTACTGTGTGGATTTAAGGGATTTGAAGCTTCTCGATGCCCTTATTGTTTGCAAAATGGGATTAGATCCAATTAA
- the LOC109405972 gene encoding ubiquinone biosynthesis protein COQ9, mitochondrial isoform X3 codes for MNTLRKIYLLQNRGIYNGKILQYIVSPTTYCGHIKDCRISKLCSTHVRETFDEFRAREEQKEKKTLTQNILNSRTEAIDKDIKVLVVKESILEAALDYVPSHGWSKNALVKGAESVNYPSVVNGLFPKGGIELLNYFHTHCNKKLADQLKRITSGNNDAQDSAKFARKAIEIRLRMLIPYLQHWPQALGLMSLPPNIPASLAHILTLVDKICYYAGDRSVDFNWYTRRVGLASIYKATELYMLQDNSQDFEKTWKFLGRRVEEARILHDFLIKSEHASVHIQNAVGSTFSTARNILGLNFDRR; via the exons GTAAGATATTGCAGTACATTGTCTCTCCAACGACATATTGTGGACATATAAAAGATTGTAGAATTAGTAAACTATGTAGCACCCATGTGCGAGAGACATTTGACGAATTTCGTGCGAGAGAAGAACAAAAGGAGAAAAAAACATTAACCCAAAACATACTAAATAGCAGAACCGAGGCAATCGACAAGGATATCAAAGTTTTGGTTGTAAAGGAATCGATTTTAGAAGCTGCTCTTGATTATGTACCGTCCCATGGGTGGTCGAAGAACGCTTTAGTTAAGGGAGCCGAAAGTGTGAACTATCCAAGCGTCGTTAATGGACTTTTTCCCAAGGGTGGCATCGAATTGTTGAATTATTTTCATACGCATTGTAACAAAAAGTTGGCTGATCAACTGAAACGGATAACTTCTGGAAACAATGATGCACAAGATTCCGCCAAATTTGCCAGGAAAGCTATTGAAATACGCCTCCGTATGTTGATTCCGTACTTGCAGCATTGGCCACAGGCGCTTGGCCTTATGTCACTACCACCGAATATACCTGCTTCACTAGCCCATATACTGACGCTAGtcgacaaaatttgttattacgcTGGTGACCGATCTGTAGAT TTCAATTGGTATACTCGGCGCGTTGGTTTGGCCAGCATCTATAAAGCAACGGAATTGTACATGTTGCAAGATAACTCCCAGGATTTTGAGAAAACGTGGAAGTTTCTAGGTCGACGTGTTGAGGAAGCCAGAATATTGCATGATTTCCTCATCAAATCAGAACATGCATCGGTACACATTCAGAACGCCGTAGGATCAACGTTTTCAACA GCACGCAATATCCTTGGACTAAATTTTGATAGGCGATGA